Below is a genomic region from Mesorhizobium sp. NZP2298.
TCGCCCTTGGCCATCACGGCGCCATTCTTGTTTTCCGCTTCCAACTGCGCGCGGGCATGGTCGCGAAAATCCTCCACTTCCGCCACGCTGAGCAGTCCCCTGCGGATAATATAGCCATCACGGGCGTAGTCTTCCGCCTCTTTCCTCGTCATCGCCAGCATCGTCTTGCCTCCCTGGACTGTCGGGCCATCAGCGGCGCAGGGCGCCGGGAAAACCCGTGAAACTGGGGTTCTCGGTAAAAAGCCCGCAGAAATCCCCGACCTCATGCGGGCAACCATAGCGACGCTGGGCGGCGAACAAAATGGACAGCAAGACGCTTGTTTTGTATAAAACGCGCATATGAACAAGACGGATGTTTTCGAGAGTTTCCACTATGTGCCGGCCGCAGGCTGGACGCGCACGGCCTTCAGCGTGCTGCGCGCCGGCAAGGTGGCGGCGGCGCGCGATTACCGCATAGAACGGCCGGTCTATCCCGGCCAGGACATCCTCTACTGCCTGTCGGGGAGGGGCCATGTCGAGACGCTTGGGCAGCGGCTGGACGTGCGCGCTCACCAGCTGGTGTGGATGGCCAACGAGGCGCCGCATGTGCATTGCGCCGATCCGGACGAACCGTGGACGCTGCTGTGGTTCCGGCTCGACGGTCCGGATCCGGCGATCCTGCGGCGCAAGCTGTTCGGCGAGGGCGTGTTGCGCACCGCCTTCACCGAAGCCACCAGCCCGGCGCCATGGTTCGAGCGGCTGTTTTCGGCGCTGCGTCGGCGCGACGCCGGTCTCGACCTGCGACTGAACCAACTGGTCGCCGAGTTCCTGCTTCTGGTCGACCGCGCGGTGAACGGCGCCGGCAATGACGATCTGCCTAAGCCGCTTGCCTCGGCGCTCGACGCCATGCGCGCCGAACCCGGTTTTG
It encodes:
- a CDS encoding AraC family transcriptional regulator, giving the protein MNKTDVFESFHYVPAAGWTRTAFSVLRAGKVAAARDYRIERPVYPGQDILYCLSGRGHVETLGQRLDVRAHQLVWMANEAPHVHCADPDEPWTLLWFRLDGPDPAILRRKLFGEGVLRTAFTEATSPAPWFERLFSALRRRDAGLDLRLNQLVAEFLLLVDRAVNGAGNDDLPKPLASALDAMRAEPGFAWAASDLAAVTGLGASQVRRLFQKHLRTSPHQWLMRERLMQAQSLLVQGDQPLTEVAEACGFCDVYHFGREFKRSVGISPAAWRRSELSAAPGR